The DNA window tgataattaataattattaatcttcGAAATAAAATTCTTAGATTTAGGAATTATCAAATCTAATcctatctatatattatttccTTTCATGTGTTGCTTGGAGCTTGTGATGACCTAACATGCCCTTGCTGTTGCTGATGGGCTGCTGGTCAAGAGTCTTGGACAGAACCGTCTATGTGTGAGGTGGGCTAAGGTCCGCTATTACTCtctttaacaataatatttatctaaaataattattttgtttttatctataaatCTAGTCAGtttttatatatctaataataaatagaaattaTGATCACTTAATAGTTAATACGATCTTCATGTTTCTTAGGTTTTTATTCAATAAGAATGAGTTTTCTACAAGAAATGCGATGAACACATGTCTTCACTGATTtacaaaattatacaaaatgtgCATAGAGCATAATTGAACCTGTTAAACTGGAGTATATTGAACTTCCCCTTCGAGTCTGAGCCATTGCAAGTGCCACAGATTCCTCTATCTTAAACAGGAAACCATAAGCTAAGTTAGAACCATAAATTTTAGatcaataaaaaaagtaaacatGACTGACAACATGATCTATCCATTTCTTctgttttttcttttccttgGAGTTTGAACCTTTAAAGTACAAAACCAAGTTCTAGTGAAGGAAATAGTTTCTCTACACCAGCTGATAAGCATTAAGGCGTGTAGAAACATTTCATATTTTCCAACCATATCtccataattattaaaaacaattgtCTAACTGATGCTCATTCCTGTTGTTTATGCGCTGTTCAGCCATGAGAAatagtgtttttttaaatagcaTCTAGATTCTTCATAGTGCCAGTCAACCATTATAATATGCAAACTAAGTTAGAAGCAAGCAAAAAGTTCCTTCAATTAGACAATTCAATTGCTGCTTTACACCAATCTGCCGTAACACTAGTGCAGTAAGCCCGGTAACAtgaaaagtatatataaatagcCAATTTGGAGAAGTCACAACATTAGATTCTAGAAGCTCCATCATCAATGCATGAAGTTCATAAGAAGAAATTCATGAACATGAAATGCATAACCAGAGAACCTTTAATGATGTCAATTCCCTAAGACCTTTCTCCACAAAAAGCATGCTCTCAATGTTACCATCAGTGTAGGGATCTACAGATTCTGTAAGTATCTTCTCCCTTTCCCTTGTATCATCATATGCTGCAAAGAAGGAACATGAGACAAACAGAATTGAATCATTAGCAGAAAAACAACTAAAAGAGGCTTCAACTAAATTGATTGTTAGTTGTCAAATGAATATCAAAGAAGAGAGTTTAACCTAAGGAGTTCTCGTCTGATTCCATTTGTCCAGCAGCCACGACAACTTCAACTGGAAGAGGAGCAAACGATGACCAGAACTCATACCTTGCTCTAGCAATTTCTGCAAGGATATCTGCAACATAGAACAATCTGTTAGTCAGATAAGATTTATGATTTTAGCAATCTGAAAGAAACATTAATCAATTTGTCAAACATACAATAACCCAAATAAATTCTAACCAATTAGTGATTCAATCATGTTTGATGTAATTCTCACATATAAAAAGATTATGGAGATTTAAAGAATTGGTGGGCAAAATCTTGATCATGTTGATGAAAAAGTGCAGAAAGAGATGTTTATGCTCTAGTATTTCATACAGCTGGAGGGATTAAATTTTCAGGTGATCCTACATTTCAACAAGATTCAGTTCAACATAACTGATTTTCCCAAGCAAAGATAAACTATAAAACTAGGGAACAAGATATGAATGGAAGGGTTATGCACTGTTTACTCATTCAAAATGTTCAGAGCAGATAAAAGAAGAAAGATCAGATTCAACACGGAATGGATAAGTAATTTTACACAATGGAGTTTTATGTAGAAGTTGTGTCAATATTAAGGAACACATGCCATTAAGTTTTAAGGTGTTGTAAAAGGTATCTGGTTAATTTAGAAGAGAGCCCAAGTTTATGCAGGAAACTGTAACACAGGAAGGAATAAATGAACCAACAAACAATATTTGGAAAagtgtatttatataattatgtttattgtTAGCTCGCTATACGATATCACAGATAAACAGGACAATCAGCTTACCATACTGGACACATAAGCTCCAGTATCGAGCAAGCCAGCACCTCTTAAGAACAACTTCTTCCTAAGACAGAAACTGCAAATCATGTAAAAAGGTCTTTGAAAGTGCATAAGAAAAATGATCACTGAAATAAACCATGGTCGAATATGCAAACCATCTCTTCCTGGGTGAGTACAATTCTCTGTGTCATCACCCGCATAGatttattctctttttcggCTTGTAGAAGCTGCTCAAGGGCAGAGGACGCTTCGTCCTTagatatctaaataaaaatccaaaagatAATGTCTTAGTTAGGAAGAATTAGGAAATGAAGACATAAGTTCATAAAGTACCTCAGCTTCTGCACGAAGAGTTTGAATCTCTTCATTACCACCACCATAGTTTTTTGTAGCAATTTTAAGAGCAGCCTGGAACACCAATGAGGGATGGAATATTGGAGTATCAATAAATAGTTATTAAGATAAAAATCTTGTAAATAAATATCACATACCTCTCTTAGTTGCAATGAAGCCTCTTTCCTATAGAATGCAAGAAtgataaataattgttaaaaaatttgGGCAAGCAATAATAACAACCATGTGGAACATTACTTGTTCAAAAGGCGGGCTTCCAGTGACACTCCTTGTCCAAGATTTGCAACCTAATAATAGAAGAACAAGTTACAACTAAcaagagaaaattaataataaaaaatagttaaccGTGTGCATGTTGGATATATGCCAATACAACATGTAGAAGAAATAATTCAGAGTgcaataaactaaaaaatataaaatttagatataaCCAGTAGAACactctaaatataattttatcatctGCTCTAAGAATATGTTAGCTCTTAGAGAATGAAGAGCTTGACTTAGATGTGAACTGATGAATCAATGGATGGAAATAAAACAGTCAACTCGTGAAATGGAAGCAGAAATGTGATTGTTGAAAAAAGTAATTGACTAAAGAATCCAGCATTTAATTTCAGATACTTATTAAGATCATTTCATTAGTAGCTTGAGTTCATGTATGGTTTCAATAGATGgatatcaaaatcataattactAGCTTGAGTTCATGTATGGTTTCAATAGATGgatatcaaaatcataattacgATGCTTTTTGAGACCAAACTCAATAACTTACAAGTTACAACTAATACCAAACtgttttttaatgattttttcacCATCTTTTTGCGACCTTCGCAAAAATTGTGGAtcaatgaaatgattttatccttaaaataaataaaaaatcacaacTAAGGGATGATCGTAGATTCATAAGTATGGTTAGCAAATATATGtttgagaaagaagaaaaaaaacagaataaacattttatattttgatcCACAACAGTATATGCTTTAATTGTTATCCATAATAAGAGAAACTAAGGAAATGGTCCTGATTCTCATCTCGATGTTACCTGTTGCTCTAGCTGCTTTGCTCTTGTCTCTGCTTCATCACACCTCTCTTCTGCAAGTCGAAGCTGAAGGTGCATATCATTATGGAGTGTAAAATGAATATATGTTCATCAAACTACTCTATTTGTAAAACACGCCATATCTTTGTTTGTTCAAAGACACAACCTAGGGACATTGGTGCAGTATTTTGAGTCAAATCAATGAGGATATTATTAGCCTAAAAGAGTATTTTGATATCATATTGTGGGTTTTTATCAAAATGGTTATAAATAGAAACATTCTCATAATTGGTTCAcctatttatacaaatattagaGTTGTTCCTAAATCAGGCCCATGATCACAAGGTTTTGTGAGGTCTGAGTCTTAATGACCATTTTCagaaaaggaagaagatagaGTTGTTCCTCAATCAGTGAGGAAATTCAAACCAggcttatgtttttttttctattatctaatttatcttaAGATACATTGTGGAGGTAGGTGAGACGGTGGTAGGCGTGCTCAAGAAAAGAAAACGTCCTCTAATACGATGTTGGTGATTTCCAATAGAAAATAGATTAATAGTATATTATTCTCATAAGATAGGTTGCTTTTGATCTTATTGACATTTAAACTTTttccttttgtttttgtttttgtctcCCTTTATTGTTTTATCGCCTCACCTCCATCTTGTAATGTTTGAAAACAACTTGCgttctttttaatgaaaagttgataatttttataataaaaaactatttatacACAATAGAGTTAATTTTCACTATTTCCGCTACACCAATCAAAAGTTGGTTACTCTCATAGGTCAATATATGCCCATGAAAAAGCAAAtgatttaaaagaattcaataTTAAATGAGAGATCATTTGAATACTTTAATAAGTACACCAATCTAGTTGACATAATTATACTTGTAGATCAGAACAAACAAGAAAGGAAACACATCTAAAACCAATGAGCTCAGAATAATGAAACAAAAGGAAATGTGGCAATGACCATAAATGAGTTTTTATGTCTTGGCAGGGTATAGTGAAGTCATATGAATACCTagctaacatattttttataaaagcaCTAGATTAAGGAAGTTAATCATGTTAATGGGCTAAAGATATGGGATTTCCCGTTGATTTGAAATCATGGAATAATAATGTATACGATATTGGAATGGAGGAAAAGTATAAGAAATCACCTTTTCCAGTAAGCTGTCATTTTCTTCTTGAAGCATATCCAACTGCAATAAAAGTCATACatcaatatattttcattaaaaggAAGAGGAAAGAACAGAAAATGATATTGcttataataaaatgatatgaaATACCTCATCCTGTAGCGCAGATGTAGAGTTTTGTGTGCCAAGCTCTCCTAAATGCAGGCTTCCCATATCTAAAGATAACCTCATTGAACTGACATGGGCATCCATTAAGGAATTAAGAAAGACAGTAGAAAATAtgatcaaaagaaaaaattattgacaGTAGGTGCCACAGACACAACTAATTGTAAAAACAGACCTATAATTCAACAGTATTTTCATTCATGTAAAAAGCTACAGGagattaaatatttgtaaacgCTACCTTTTATCTCTTCGAATTTCCGTGGGAATCTCTCCTGAAATCATAGAAGGTTGTGGCCTAAGCCTTATCGGTATACTAGGAGGTACCAGAGGAAATGTCTTCACTCCTAGATTACTGTTTCGAGCACCTGAAACAGACTTAGCAGATAAGGGCTGTTCCGCAGAGTTTGTGGGGAATGTTCGACCAGCTGCCATTGATCGAGCAGAAGGAGGCTGCACCTGCTCAACCGAGATTGCTGCCTGAGATGATCGGTGAGCTGAAGTGGAGCGAGCAGAAGGAGGCTGTACTTGATCTAAAGAAGAATTAGAAGGTGGCTGGGCTTCCTCCGTACTGTTATGGTTTTGAACTGATCGGCCAGCTGAAGTTGATCGAACAGAAGGAGGCTGTAATTTCTCCATAGAGTTTAAGGCTTGAGATAATCGACCACCCAAGCGAACTGGAGCACCTTGCTCAGCTTGTCCAGCtcttctaatggaagagtggtCACGAACAACTGaatgaaactttttttttaaataagatcaAACTTTCAAAGTTAGTAGCATGAACAAAACCATTCCGAATGCATATAGCTTATTGCAGATTAATGGAAGTATGCTGCATTAAGAACATATTTGTGATATATAGTCAAGATCAGATGTTGCTCTAGATGAAGATGGGCTACACCAGTAACAAATTTGAGGTTAAATTCTGGATCGAGTGTTTCAATGAGTTATACATAAACGCAGCTAGCAAGAAATCAAATCAAGCTAAACTTAACTCATGCTGATTATACAAAACAAGACATACATTTCGTATGATGTCATTCATTCCAGCGTGTAAGTCATGCATAAGTGAAGTACATATATAGAGAAGTGACAAAGATTCTAATTACCGACGGAAGAGACGGTCTGTTTCCCCTGCCAGCAGAAAGACCAATTCCGACGGTGCTCGAAGAATCATAATCAAACAACAGATCATCTTCCCCTTCATCACTCTCGTCGCCAGCGCCTTGGCTAGACATGACCTGGGCGAGGCGCTGGGCCGCCGCCTTCGCGGCCGTGTTCTGAGGCCTCTTAGAATTGGCCGCCGAGCCCGATCGTAAATTCCGATTTTGAAGCGGCGACGCCGGTGCTCCGGGCGTGCTGGAGCCACCAATACTCTTCTGTGACACGTATTCTCCCCTCACCCGATCCATCTTCTTTCACGAAACTCTGCATTTTCAATAGAGCTAACATCATCAATCATTCATCAAActttaataaacttaatatgCTGATCGTCGTCGATCGAAACAGCCAAATATGCCGgagaaaatcatttttaaaagaaagatTTCATATCATTCTTTTCATAATACAAAAGTAAGCAATCCATGCACGTTGAAATTATTGTTCGTTGAACATTTATAAGGTTTCTAAACTAAATCGCCTTTGGAAATCGATCTTGAGGGACGTCGTAACTTTTATTGGCCAAAATGGAAAAGAAGATCGTTCAAACCACGCGTAAGATTCACCTTCAATAAGAAATAACTTCAGTACGTTCCTTCATCTATTAGACTCATCATGTGTGAGTGAGAAAGAACAACACATGCATGGAGAAGGAGATGGAGAATCAGAGATATTTAGGTTTGTAGAAAGAAAGAAGGAGCTTGCatatttaggttttttttcttatttcctCTTTCATAGCAcctaactttttaactaaataatttaaaatttacttaaaagaaatgattttgttataattacattaacttcaaaattatcaaaataaaaattataaatttttaaatgaaaaataaataaagaaaaggaaaatgttatttgtgaattttatgaaaaaattaaaattataaaattttattagcttataaaatatacatcatacataaataaaattataaataaaactcatcAATCATAAATGATCTAATGGTTGAAGTGATCATCTCCCACACTCGATACAAGAGTTTGAATTTTTGCaaatacaaatttaagtaaattatatgtGTCGATAAAAAGCTggtaacaaatgagatattgatggttaaaaatatatgaatcatatatttgatttaccaaagtgtgaagtcacgagGTTAAAGGTTGATTgggattagtggttggtttagtGAGTGATAAGATAATGGAAACAAATGatcgtgaggtcacgagatgagaggtcaattgagattaaTGGTTAGTTTATTGAGAGATAAGAGACCGATAACATTGAATCGTGAGGTCACGTGATTagagaggtcaattgagattgtTAGTTGGTTTCCTGAGAgagataagaggtcggtaacatTTAAATTGAGGTGTTGCCGATGGATAATATGTGTGACTAAcctttttattcataaataattactctcttgtatatgatttatagatatgaaATATTCACTAACATGTTTCTCATTCTTTTACTTCAGATTTGTTACCTATATGGTGATTTTGTCAATGGTGTACGTCATCCTTATGAAAAGTCTTTTCCAATCATCTTTTGCTGGGATGACACCACATTGTTAGAGATTACCACGTTACAAGCTCGCGCAAGTGATTTTGGGTTGGGCTGGGTAAGGGCACGCCTAACAGATAAAGAACCTAAGATTCTAGTTAATTTATTGGAATTACCTGAAGACGGTGAGCAGGTATATTGAAAGAAGAAATTGACCTACATTTGTCTATACTTTCTTATTTTTGAGACTAATAAAgtatgttttttataatttacagATGTTAACATCCAAAGTcttgcaaacttttaaagatacagcacAACAACTGAATTGCCTATCAGGCAAGTTGGAGAAATGCAACATCGATCCCAAGCCTTTTTGTTAGGCCGGTTTCCTAAACCTAACAGAGTCTGAAGgattcatgaaacacttgaaagTGAATAATGTTGAGGGTTGTGTAAGTAGGGAAGATCCTCCAAAGGAGGCACTTAGGGACACTTTAGAGAGTGTGGGCTTGAAAATGAATAGTCCCTTGGTTGAATATCCCTGTGAGGATGCAGCTGAGGACAATGAAGATAGTCTATCACCCTCTGTTGAATGGAATGATGAGGGTGAGGAAACCAAAGCTTGCGAAGCTTCTAAAGCTTATGAATCTtctaaagatgaagatgaagatgagggGGGACGCGTCAACATTAGAGACTATCTGAAGAGGAAGCTCACAAAAATTCCGGTGCACCTTCAATCCCCTTACATGAAATTCGTTGCGAAGAAGTTGGAcaaaaaaataaccaacaaggaacagagattgaccgattttttgttttgtgaaGA is part of the Impatiens glandulifera chromosome 1, dImpGla2.1, whole genome shotgun sequence genome and encodes:
- the LOC124940883 gene encoding coiled-coil domain-containing protein SCD2-like — translated: MDRVRGEYVSQKSIGGSSTPGAPASPLQNRNLRSGSAANSKRPQNTAAKAAAQRLAQVMSSQGAGDESDEGEDDLLFDYDSSSTVGIGLSAGRGNRPSLPSFHSVVRDHSSIRRAGQAEQGAPVRLGGRLSQALNSMEKLQPPSVRSTSAGRSVQNHNSTEEAQPPSNSSLDQVQPPSARSTSAHRSSQAAISVEQVQPPSARSMAAGRTFPTNSAEQPLSAKSVSGARNSNLGVKTFPLVPPSIPIRLRPQPSMISGEIPTEIRRDKSSMRLSLDMGSLHLGELGTQNSTSALQDELDMLQEENDSLLEKLRLAEERCDEAETRAKQLEQQVANLGQGVSLEARLLNKKEASLQLREAALKIATKNYGGGNEEIQTLRAEAEISKDEASSALEQLLQAEKENKSMRVMTQRIVLTQEEMEEVVLKRCWLARYWSLCVQYDILAEIARARYEFWSSFAPLPVEVVVAAGQMESDENSLAYDDTREREKILTESVDPYTDGNIESMLFVEKGLRELTSLKVLWLCISCSIEESVALAMAQTRRGSSIYSSLTDNIQWALISCSFFYLAAIGSDDPKLPIEGQPFPEVFELTQEESEDFTFKRFLLQSWLLYFWKRAKNHGLEQDIADDRIQFWIDHNNESPTSNDAVNVERGLMELRKLGLENQLWEESRRLIDEEFSNKMSVQSNF